The Anas platyrhynchos isolate ZD024472 breed Pekin duck chromosome 1, IASCAAS_PekinDuck_T2T, whole genome shotgun sequence genomic sequence CATCCACTCCATTTAAAAGCGAGGAGCTTTaaaaggagcataaaaatcaccCAGCACGCTGACTCATCCATTATGGcaacttaaatatttaaactgcTGATACTCATCTCCATCGTGAGCCAAACCAGATTCCATCAGAGCTGGATTTATTGGAACGGGGTTTCCATTTAGACTTGTGCAATGACTTTGATTTGCAATTAACTCTTCTTAATCTGTCGCTAGATTAGTTTAACCAGCAATTCAGTTCTCATTCCCGTAGAACATAATGAGAATCAAAATCTGATCTTTTAACACAACAGATGTTTGCACTTTTTGCCTTTGCTACCTGAATTCCTATGAAAAGAGATGTTATAGGAAGCCGAGATTAATTCTACTTTCTAAAACACTTCAATAGCATTTACCAGTAAATTACATGCAAGTGTATTTATTAGTAATTATACTTCAACTGATCCGTTCTACCACCAAATAATGTTCTGCCTGCACACGAGGACCTCACCAAGAAGAGCCAGAGCACAACGACCAGAAGGAGCACAAGCAGCGCCACCCACCCAAACGCAAACGCATGAATTCAGACTCCGTTGGTGCTGAGACATCTGCCAAAGGGTGGTGGTTGTGATCACTATCTAGCTTTAACTTCTGAGCCTCTGAGCTGGAAATTTCCCCTCCGTGGCGTGCCAGCGCCCATGGGACGCCTTCCCACCCGACCAACAGGCACAGCACAACCGTGCAGGTGGAGACAGCGACGGTCTGAGTCACAGGGGCAGGAGTGGAGAAAGGGGCCCACACAGATACCGTACATCCAGTGACACCTTCTCAAGGGCAAAGTCCTCCGGGAAAATCAGACTGGGTGGGGAGCGGAGAGGTTactaaacataaataaatacaaggcACTGTGGAGACTTTGACACCCTCCAAGCCGCTGCCCCAAAACTTTAATAGGACAGCAACATTTCACAATAAATTCTTTGATGACACCATTATTTattctgtgaaattttaaatatttaaatggtgcaagcaattatgtttaaaaattaatattcccGTCTCAATTCCAAGAAGCCTTGTGGCTGGGTATAGTTTTGGCCAGTCTTCCTTATTTGCTACGATACTGAAACTTCCTTGTATGCTAAAAGCCAGATACAAAAATAGACTTCAGCAGAATGAACAGTCCAAATCTACATCCAGATATCCCTCCATCCCCATTTAATGTAACCTTAAAGAAATTAacgtattaggaaaaaaaaaaaaaacacacatgaaaCCTGTCAACAATGTATCAGCTGTGAGCATTTACCTAAGGAAGGATAAAGGCCAAACTACAGGGAACAATAAGTTTTACTTCTACTTTGTCCTTAACGTGTTTTGTTATGCCTTAGTTTCACTTTATGAAGCAATAACAGTACTGTAAAGTAACTATATTCCACAGTCGAAAAGTTGAGCATTGATTTTGATTTAATCAGAAGTAAAATCAGCTGAAGGATAACTGAGTTTATTTGTTCCTTAACAGTAGTCACAAAGAAATCCATTAACTGAACATCAGACAGCCCAATTCCTTTTAACTGGTGTAATGATAGCCAGGTAGACAGGCggattttacattttcagtgtATCTGAAATTTCTCTGATGCTACAAGTTTTAGTGATAAAGTGCATCCAGAATCTTGACAAGACAGATGAGTTAATATTACCTTATTTCAATGTAAGGTTTAACCACTTAAATAGAGAAGACTTCCACCCAAACCTTTTAACATTTTCCTGTTCCTCTTCCTTTGTGTCTGAATCAGAAGcttctttgttttccatcaAAGCTTTGTAAGTCTTTTGTGCTCGAAGGATTTCTTTGTCTGCACTGAAGTGCACCATTTGCCTGCTCAGAATAGGAACGACTAAATTGAAGCTGTCAATTCTTTTGTTCAGTTTCCTGATATCCTCCATAAATTGCTCACAAATGCGATTCCACTGCTTCTGTCTGTACGGCGTCATTGGCTCTCCGAGCTTACTTCGAGATGCCACTAGACCCTTCCTTAATCGCTCGATAGTTTCCCGTATTTCTTTCTGCATCAGGATCCACTCTGGCTGGTACCCGTTGTCTATCAGGATTCTGTTCAGGTTGTGAGTCATAGGATCGATATGCGGACAGTCTGAAAACTTCTGCAGAGGTTTTCCTTTCCCACTGAGGTTGTCAAAGTCTCCTTTTGCCATTGATTCCTGGATGAGGTCCTCAACCAGCCGTTCAACTGCCTGAGTTATCTTCACCTTCTTGCTCTCTCTCACATCCTTGGCTCTCATGAGGTCAGTGGCAACGTACTGGCTTTCAAGTTTCTGCTTTCGGTATTCCAACACCTGCTCGGTAGCACGGTCCACTCGAAACTGCATGtactgcttttctctttggcTTGGTGTTCCAAAACCAACGCCTTCAAAACTCAGGTAGTGTCTGTGCTGCggtgcttttgttttgaactggtcctcctcctcctcttccttattctcctttgatttctttttgtttgccaCATCGCTGAGCACAACTCTGTACGCGTCTTCTACTTTAATAAATGCTTCTGGATCTGCCGTGCTGGAACCGCTGTCTGGATGGTATTTTTTGGCAAGATTTCGATACGAATTTCTGATATCATCAAGGGAGCATCCTTCCTCAAGCTCAAGAATTTTGTACGAGTCCTTGAcattgctttttggtttgtaaCCCGACAGCATTCGACTGCCACACATATAGGGAAATGGCTTCAGGATTCTTGGAATCATGGCTTGATGTGCTGTTAAACAATGCCCTGTGGTGTTAGCCAGCATGACACAGAGCCACTTCCTAGATCTTCAGATGCAGCTACATTATAAACAGTGAcctataaacacattttttaataaatatgctttttaaaagaacttaGATGATTTGTTAAACTCTTATCTTTAACTTGTTACATTAAAGAAATCCCTACAAAATTTCACAACAGTCTACAATGTACTTTCTTTTGCAGACTAACACAGAATTCTGAATTTGTTGTTGATTACTACAGAAATAGTATTACAATGTAAACGAAAATGCACAATACAGCTTTCTCCTGGCAGCATAGGTTTGTTTTGTACTGCTTACTTCCCGAAAGGTCAAAGCTTTATTGCCTTCCTGCAAACTCAGTGCAACATAAACTGGAAATGTGCTTTGTTGAGCAGTAACTCTGCTGAAGCAAGTATCTCCCCCTTCCTCTACACAGCTTCGTCCAGTTGTCAACCAAATTCTCTCTTCACATATATGAATGCCCCACAATCTACTACTGGGTGCATTCTTAAAGATTTCATTAAACTACCTCCttggctttttaaattttttttatagtaataaTCAAAGCCATGTTCAGATAAACTACTGTATCCCGGAAAGGCTCACACATCCTAGCAGCCAACCTCCTTATTTTGTGCTACGTAAGGTTATGCATCTGGAACTTGGAAGACATCAGTAGCAGGCAATGTCTCGTTCTGTCAGGAATACCAGTGCTTCTGAGTAATTTTTGGAAACAGCAAAAGAACACCTTTGGCAAACAACAGTATgtcttcatattaaaaaaaatatcaaaagtaGAAAGATATACCCTACAGAAATCAGCTAACTACTCTTCATTGATGAAAAGTTCAAAGACAAAGGCCACATATGCTGACTGTGCTAAAGAGTCTCCTTTTACAGATTCACCACTGGTTGCAACAGATCATTTCGTAACTTCCTTTCCAAAGAGGAAACTGGACTAAACCAAGGTTAACTTGAGTTAAAGTAATGAACAATGTTTGTGTGTTCTACATACAACAAACTGCCTTTCTGCACTAATCCTtctggaaagggaagggaaaggagatcAGTGTGGGACTGGATGAAAGACTGGATCTACTTTGAATGTTTCCAATTGGTTTTGATACAGGTAAGGTATGAAATTATCTGCTTCTGGTTTTTATAATGGATATTACTGACATAAAATGGTATATACGacattgttttctctctgtgtagGTGGTTGACAAAGATCATCATTGTTCTATACGGCCATAAAATCCACATACCTGCTACTTAAATGGAATGTCAGTGAATACATCCTTGAAATTCAAAGTGATGTGAAGCATAATTTCTCATAGATCCATTAATTTGACTTTACCCCAGTTGTGCTTAAAAAACTATTGAAACTGGAAACATCTTGGGTCAGGGGCCGTTACCAAGCAGTGCTGTAAAGGATCGAGTAAGACCTGAACATATGAGCAGAACTGTTTTGATTCAGACAGTACTTATTATAAACACACCTAAGCAGCATCGCTCTCCTAAACTCGGGGTGCACTTTGCACAGGAACAAGGTAAAATACCACAGATGTCGCTTCACGTCCAGCGCTCCGGCAAAGCACCCACGGTACCGTCCGATCTGTCCTACAGCAGCATGGGCCTGGAGGAGGGGGCTTCGCTTCCAGAACCTTCACCACCAGGACCTTCGCCCTGCCAACGAGATCACCCCATTTAGCACCACAGCTCTCTCCTCACGCTGTTACAGGGCCAGGGGGTGGTTTTCATTCCCCAGCTGATACAACCGTGCTGCGACCCACAGGGCTGAGCAGGGTGACAAGGACAAGGTCCCCCCCAGGGGGCCCAAATCCCGCTCTCTCCACACACACCCTGGTGACAGGAGAGCCCCAAAAGCACCCCCCTTTTCCCAAAAAACGCTCCCCTTTTCCCCAGAGGCTGACcccttccctgctccttccgccccccccccccctccacccggTGTCGGGCGGGCGGAGGCTCCCCACAGCGCAGCGCGTCCCGTTTCACCCCCCCACCCGCCATTACCCCCCTTCTCCCCTCACAGCACCGCACACCCGAGGGCTGCAGAGCACCACCGAGGAAGCCCGGGGGTCGgcagcccctctgcccttcGCCCAAGGACGTCTCCCCGGCCGCCTGCCCTCACCCGGGCTCACCGGCGAGGGGAGCCCGAGGGCCGCCGGCCGGCTGCCTGCCGGCGCCATGCGCAGTGCGAGAgccacaaaatggcggccgcgCGTCCACAGCTGCGGATTTGGTTTTTGTGGGGTTATGTTACACAAACACCTGTAGGTCTCAGCCCCTTTTCAGCCTTAGTTCTCTTGAGTGAATCCCCAATAGTAGATGGCAAGTGTCTCTGTCGAGGCTTTCTCTCCCAGGCTTGTGAAACAGCCTTCCCCCCCTGGTAAATGAGTGGTTTTCCACAGTGCGCACACTGCATCCTGTAACGCAGTTTGGTGTTTGGGATGTTCACAGCCAGAAAAGGCTGTGTGAGGCCAGCTGCGAGGCTGGAGGGGCTGTGGCGTCTGGTGGGTTTGTTGATACCTCTTCCTTGCTAGCCAGTGGGGCTTCAACTAACAAAACCCCAGGCCCCACAACCATTGAGGTACATAGGCTGGAAGGGACGCCCAGGTGCACGTAGTAAAAGTCCAGTAGGCAGAAGGCaaattttgtttcctatttCTGAGCACTAGCATCTATtattaaaacaatatatatatatgtaattaaatAAACTTGTGTGTTTAATTAGTGGTGCTTGATGGGACATGGTTGAGCACACTGCATATCCAGCCAGTGAAGGGGTGTCACTGACGCTTGAAGAGAATAAAGTATTGAGTGGTCTGCTTGATTTTACAGCTTCCAGCATTAtactctgcttttcctcttacAGCTTTGCCACTATGCCATCTTGGTGAATAAATAACACTAAAACACATTATTTCAGAGaggttatcttttatttttgttagaaatcagttttctccattttttatttcaaatttgctTTCTGTAAAAGTCAGATTTTGAAATTAGAAGTTTCTATGTGTGTTGTCTTTCTCTGCTGCATATCCAGTTCATGACCTAAGAAAATTACTTGAACAAACAATTGCGTTATAAATTGACCAGCTGGAACAAGTACAAGTTTAGATTATGTCTTGAGAGAGGTGTTTCAGGGCTGCAGGAATTCTGTTTCTGAGTTAACGCATCATACATCCTGtcttataaaaacaaatttctaaAACTTGCAAATGAGAGATACATTTTATCCTCCTTTCATCTTACAAGAAATAAGACTCTAGTTCTGGTATCTTGCTGTTTAGTCACAGACAGAACATGTAAAACAGTCTGCAAACCTGAGGAAGGAAGTCTACAAATACTTGCTACGTGATGCTTAAGATTTCTGTAGCATGCATCTCTCCACAAACCAGAA encodes the following:
- the DNAJC28 gene encoding dnaJ homolog subfamily C member 28 isoform X2, yielding MIPRILKPFPYMCGSRMLSGYKPKSNVKDSYKILELEEGCSLDDIRNSYRNLAKKYHPDSGSSTADPEAFIKVEDAYRVVLSDVANKKKSKENKEEEEEDQFKTKAPQHRHYLSFEGVGFGTPSQREKQYMQFRVDRATEQVLEYRKQKLESQYVATDLMRAKDVRESKKVKITQAVERLVEDLIQESMAKGDFDNLSGKGKPLQKFSDCPHIDPMTHNLNRILIDNGYQPEWILMQKEIRETIERLRKGLVASRSKLGEPMTPYRQKQWNRICEQFMEDIRKLNKRIDSFNLVVPILSRQMVHFSADKEILRAQKTYKALMENKEASDSDTKEEEQENVKRFGWKSSLFKWLNLTLK
- the DNAJC28 gene encoding dnaJ homolog subfamily C member 28 isoform X1; protein product: MLANTTGHCLTAHQAMIPRILKPFPYMCGSRMLSGYKPKSNVKDSYKILELEEGCSLDDIRNSYRNLAKKYHPDSGSSTADPEAFIKVEDAYRVVLSDVANKKKSKENKEEEEEDQFKTKAPQHRHYLSFEGVGFGTPSQREKQYMQFRVDRATEQVLEYRKQKLESQYVATDLMRAKDVRESKKVKITQAVERLVEDLIQESMAKGDFDNLSGKGKPLQKFSDCPHIDPMTHNLNRILIDNGYQPEWILMQKEIRETIERLRKGLVASRSKLGEPMTPYRQKQWNRICEQFMEDIRKLNKRIDSFNLVVPILSRQMVHFSADKEILRAQKTYKALMENKEASDSDTKEEEQENVKRFGWKSSLFKWLNLTLK